The proteins below are encoded in one region of bacterium:
- a CDS encoding aldo/keto reductase — protein MRRRAFLEDLFVAGAGAMASKEVWSASPLPPLARRPYGGTGLDLSVIGLGGIVVMNTEQEQANDIVAWGVDRGVNYFDVAPTYGNAQDRLGPALKPYRDRSFLACKTTRRDAAGARAELENSLRVLQTDHFDLYQLHGLTKIAEVEQVFGPGGAMETFTRARAEGKVRYLGFSAHHVEAALLAMNTFQFDSVLFPFNAVCMEQGDFGRQVLEEAKRRHIARLGLKAIAWSPVVKGEHRKYPKCWYLPQDDTALAGLLLRYALGLPITATVPPGDARLFKLCVRLAQRYQPLTAAERQALLSAIATIEPIFKHEKRD, from the coding sequence ATGAGACGGCGCGCCTTCCTCGAAGACCTCTTCGTCGCGGGAGCGGGAGCCATGGCCAGCAAGGAAGTCTGGAGCGCCTCACCCCTGCCGCCCCTGGCCCGCCGCCCCTACGGCGGGACGGGCCTTGACCTCTCGGTCATCGGCCTGGGCGGCATCGTCGTCATGAACACCGAGCAGGAGCAGGCCAACGACATCGTCGCCTGGGGCGTGGACCGCGGCGTGAACTACTTCGATGTCGCCCCGACCTACGGCAACGCCCAGGATCGCCTCGGCCCGGCCCTGAAGCCCTACCGCGACCGCTCCTTCCTGGCCTGCAAGACCACCAGGCGCGATGCCGCCGGCGCGCGGGCCGAGCTGGAGAACTCCCTCCGCGTCCTGCAGACCGACCACTTCGATCTCTACCAGCTCCACGGTCTCACGAAGATCGCGGAAGTGGAGCAGGTCTTCGGCCCCGGCGGGGCCATGGAGACCTTCACCCGGGCGCGGGCTGAGGGCAAGGTGCGCTACCTGGGGTTCTCGGCCCACCATGTCGAGGCCGCCCTGCTGGCGATGAACACGTTCCAGTTCGACAGTGTGCTCTTCCCCTTCAACGCGGTCTGCATGGAACAGGGGGACTTCGGGCGGCAAGTGCTGGAGGAAGCGAAGCGCCGCCATATCGCGCGCCTGGGCCTGAAGGCCATCGCCTGGAGCCCTGTCGTCAAGGGCGAGCACCGCAAGTACCCCAAGTGCTGGTACCTTCCGCAGGACGACACTGCGCTGGCCGGGCTGCTGCTCCGCTACGCCCTCGGCCTGCCGATCACTGCCACCGTCCCGCCCGGCGATGCCCGCCTGTTCAAGCTGTGTGTCCGCCTCGCGCAACGCTACCAGCCGCTCACGGCGGCGGAGCGCCAGGCGTTGCTGTCCGCCATCGCGACCATCGAGCCGATCTTCAAGCACGAAAAGAGAGACTGA
- a CDS encoding right-handed parallel beta-helix repeat-containing protein gives MRLLLVPCVLLLSVAAALAAPAPAYYVSPTGNDAWSGKLPTPNAAKTDGPFATLVGARDAIRQSRPAGPQAEWTTVYIRAGKYCLPETLAFGPGDSRLTFAAYQQEKPQIIGGRLLTGLKPGPNGVWSVALPEVKAGTWNFRSLFVDGKRMIRARTPNFDPSDPYRKGFAYVGKDDSAFGVAVGCIHNVGDWMDYNVNVPAAGEYTFWMYYGALNKPFGNEKMDGRTAISVDGGEKIPLVDLPDTPTWAASRWGKCATLTLTAGAHKLRWENLKGGGLDLEAYVLSDDPNWKPVDENLPPVADGKHMLLIQAENFVAYNGPQLQVSTSGRGYKDKFAYSLGDLKPEWAQAPEAEVHIFQTGNCRAFKEICWLDKIVPEERYVYLKGPECSSDLHRGDRYFVENVRDALDAPGEWYLDRAAGVLYLKPPAGFSAKSEVMAPTCERIIEAIGDKPVPGDKMVYGLSFKRLTFRGGDWSFEDGCRGYGMGLNGVIYLKAPMKCEVRDCAFLNIGKDAVCLEAGEENSLTGNDITDSAEGGINLNGTNGTEVSGNHIHHLGQVYKHNGAITLQNGASRNHVAENVVHDLTRYGITMKVAGFENVIEYNRVLNTNLETYDTGGIEVTQQKRDERSGSKIIGNIVGDTIGYSTTADKPTFLSWSIYLDSFAGGYTVTNNLCYRAQYGGIMFQGGKDNLVTNNILVDGQVANGHISNFADNQRGCVLERNVFSLANPKALLFSAGKLTPEVIRMGSNLYWCSGGDDPAAGWRKALQGWQERGLDQGSVVADPLFVNPAQDDYTLKPDSPAFKLGFQKLDLARVPRCKCHILKLAPVYFSNGPWPTEGARP, from the coding sequence ATGCGACTGCTGCTCGTCCCGTGTGTCCTGCTGCTGTCTGTGGCCGCGGCCCTCGCCGCTCCGGCCCCCGCCTACTACGTCTCCCCCACGGGTAACGACGCCTGGTCGGGCAAGCTTCCGACCCCCAATGCCGCCAAGACCGATGGACCCTTCGCGACGCTCGTCGGCGCCCGCGACGCCATCCGCCAGTCGCGCCCGGCCGGGCCACAGGCCGAGTGGACGACCGTCTACATCCGCGCCGGCAAGTACTGCCTGCCCGAGACCCTCGCCTTCGGGCCCGGGGACAGCCGCCTCACCTTCGCCGCCTATCAGCAGGAGAAGCCCCAGATCATCGGCGGTCGGCTCCTCACCGGCCTGAAGCCGGGACCGAACGGCGTCTGGTCCGTGGCGCTGCCGGAGGTGAAGGCCGGGACGTGGAACTTCCGCTCGCTCTTCGTGGACGGCAAGCGCATGATCCGTGCGCGCACCCCCAACTTCGACCCCTCCGACCCGTACCGTAAGGGCTTCGCGTACGTGGGCAAGGACGACAGCGCCTTCGGCGTGGCTGTGGGCTGCATCCACAACGTCGGGGACTGGATGGACTACAACGTCAACGTCCCGGCCGCGGGCGAGTACACGTTCTGGATGTACTACGGCGCCCTGAACAAGCCCTTCGGCAACGAGAAGATGGATGGGCGCACGGCGATCAGCGTGGATGGCGGGGAGAAGATCCCCCTGGTGGACCTGCCCGACACCCCGACCTGGGCGGCCTCGCGCTGGGGCAAGTGCGCCACGCTTACGCTGACCGCAGGCGCGCACAAGCTCCGCTGGGAGAACCTCAAGGGCGGCGGGCTGGACCTGGAGGCCTACGTCCTGTCTGATGACCCAAACTGGAAGCCCGTGGACGAGAACCTGCCGCCGGTCGCGGATGGCAAGCACATGCTCCTGATCCAGGCCGAGAACTTCGTCGCCTACAACGGCCCGCAGCTGCAGGTCAGCACCTCCGGCCGTGGCTACAAGGACAAGTTCGCCTACAGCCTCGGCGACCTCAAGCCCGAGTGGGCCCAGGCCCCCGAGGCCGAGGTGCATATCTTCCAGACCGGCAACTGCCGGGCGTTCAAGGAGATCTGCTGGCTAGACAAGATCGTCCCCGAGGAGCGCTACGTCTACCTCAAGGGGCCCGAATGCTCCTCCGACCTGCACCGTGGCGACCGCTACTTCGTCGAGAATGTCCGCGACGCGCTGGACGCCCCGGGCGAGTGGTACCTCGACCGCGCGGCGGGTGTGCTGTATCTCAAGCCCCCCGCGGGTTTCAGCGCCAAGTCCGAAGTCATGGCCCCGACCTGTGAGCGGATCATTGAGGCGATCGGCGACAAGCCCGTCCCCGGCGACAAGATGGTCTACGGGCTGAGCTTCAAGCGGCTGACCTTCCGGGGGGGTGACTGGAGCTTCGAGGACGGCTGCCGCGGCTACGGGATGGGCCTCAACGGCGTCATCTACCTCAAGGCGCCGATGAAGTGCGAGGTCCGCGACTGCGCCTTCCTCAACATTGGCAAGGACGCCGTCTGCCTCGAAGCCGGCGAGGAGAACTCGCTCACCGGCAACGACATCACCGACAGCGCCGAGGGCGGGATCAACCTCAACGGCACGAATGGCACCGAGGTCTCGGGCAACCACATTCACCATCTCGGCCAGGTCTACAAGCACAACGGCGCCATCACACTGCAGAACGGCGCGAGCCGCAACCACGTGGCCGAGAACGTGGTCCATGATCTGACCCGCTACGGCATCACGATGAAGGTGGCCGGCTTCGAGAACGTGATCGAGTACAACCGGGTGCTGAATACCAACCTGGAGACCTACGACACCGGCGGCATCGAGGTCACGCAGCAGAAGCGTGATGAGCGCAGCGGCAGCAAGATCATCGGCAACATCGTCGGCGACACGATCGGCTACTCCACCACGGCCGACAAGCCGACTTTCCTGTCGTGGAGCATCTACCTCGACAGCTTCGCCGGGGGCTATACCGTCACGAACAACCTGTGCTACCGCGCGCAGTATGGCGGCATCATGTTCCAGGGCGGCAAGGACAACCTCGTCACCAACAACATCCTGGTGGACGGCCAGGTGGCCAACGGGCACATCAGCAACTTCGCGGACAACCAGCGGGGCTGCGTGCTGGAACGCAACGTCTTCAGCCTCGCCAATCCCAAGGCCCTGCTCTTCTCGGCCGGCAAGCTCACCCCGGAAGTCATCCGCATGGGCTCGAACCTGTACTGGTGTTCCGGCGGCGATGACCCGGCCGCGGGCTGGCGCAAGGCGCTGCAGGGGTGGCAGGAGCGGGGTCTCGACCAGGGCTCCGTCGTCGCCGACCCCCTATTCGTCAACCCGGCGCAGGATGATTACACTCTGAAGCCCGACTCCCCGGCCTTCAAGCTGGGCTTCCAGAAGCTCGACCTGGCCCGCGTGCCGCGCTGCAAGTGCCATATCCTCAAGCTCGCGCCGGTCTACTTCAGCAACGGCCCCTGGCCCACCGAGGGGGCACGGCCATGA
- a CDS encoding heparinase II/III family protein, producing the protein MLPRLFICLCMLTVTAMAPAQTRSLVPVDQEISQAEVLRLVDPRAPGLEEFAAALQANDLARAQGLLVRHFATRTRPVIPPAQAPGISEGNSMCVLGKTSPEQAAQWLKHVFTESNNDLGKQETYDLGADIQWLKNPSGGLSWMLYVNQLNHLNSLAGLYRENKDEKLAVEVGESVRRWSQQVPAWYGYTNKGEITPSGMEMRNRLSNLLAAYDVVRASPSLTPEMHLAFWKVFIASARELMKYDGVSYPGLIYAAVLLPEFTEAKTWLKSGEANLRFALINRTSPEGAWDTQSISYQTVPVPWSLRCLEFLQANPESGDFTAMAGMVKTQVGKLLELMLRLAMPNGALPNVGDTYGRPDWSDGHTRQLLISFIHSQMTPEQQAKLNAVADPYARLQAALAMSEGATGPAPARCSQTFPGSGYTVMRSGWEPDEARYLYFDLTPQGMGHAHNDAGHFDLYGYGKPLLADTGDYFLGWGYRGALHNTIEADGRDQARGAAKAPMLPCDWASTEGFDLVEGAQGAYGDLGVTHRRKMIFVKRVGEAPDYFVLCDQLTGEGSHVSEQFFHFAGRTQTQAATVQLDPQSLVARSTEANVANVEVIPAATEGLTAQMVAAQDTDMKPDGKFERAAMLGWMVTSGCFQRVKAPVVAYRREGPLPQSYADVLFPVPAHATAEVQVASLPVTEDGKAVTAHEALGLQVDWKITRPKHAADELTPKLGTNLALGKPGLAEVSQGQVAPTSALLTDGDLAPEKIGGALSSGPYAPGVLLTGRFTVDLGQETEVNTVVLHHGTWNGSTTLYAAEKLSIQAWDGQAWKDALNQRTEWRAGSVSQTVFDPVRSTRLSVAVERASGGRIALREFEAYRIPEAEVQRVAAMARETVSQSGSDLILISHTGAATRTYGPVTLDGEMAIVRRDAAGKTLRVAVREATSLTGAGPAYRWPDRAPCWTGQTPPPAGPPARAPLVMSDLRVQMQPAQEGFAAAQPSAIITWTTSRPCRSQVCFREEGVGLRRTPLSDRLDTRHSVTAWFLRPDQPYEFQAVAIGEDGARATAAVKP; encoded by the coding sequence ATGCTCCCGCGCCTCTTCATCTGCCTGTGCATGCTCACGGTGACTGCCATGGCCCCCGCCCAGACCCGGTCGCTCGTGCCTGTAGACCAGGAGATCAGCCAGGCGGAGGTGCTGCGGCTGGTGGACCCGCGGGCTCCCGGTCTTGAGGAATTCGCCGCCGCGCTGCAGGCCAATGATCTGGCGCGGGCGCAGGGGCTGCTGGTGCGGCACTTCGCCACCCGCACCCGGCCCGTCATCCCCCCGGCGCAGGCCCCCGGCATCAGCGAGGGCAACTCGATGTGCGTGCTGGGCAAGACCTCGCCCGAGCAGGCGGCCCAGTGGCTCAAGCATGTCTTCACCGAGAGCAACAACGACCTCGGCAAGCAGGAGACGTACGACCTGGGCGCCGACATCCAGTGGCTCAAGAACCCCAGCGGGGGGCTGAGCTGGATGCTGTATGTCAACCAGCTCAACCACCTCAACTCCCTCGCCGGGCTGTACCGCGAGAACAAGGACGAGAAGCTGGCAGTAGAGGTCGGGGAGTCCGTGCGGCGGTGGTCGCAGCAAGTCCCCGCCTGGTACGGCTACACCAACAAGGGCGAGATCACCCCTTCGGGGATGGAGATGCGCAACCGCCTGAGCAACCTGCTCGCGGCGTATGACGTGGTGCGGGCTTCGCCGTCGCTCACGCCCGAGATGCACCTGGCCTTCTGGAAGGTGTTCATCGCCTCCGCGCGCGAGCTGATGAAGTATGACGGCGTCTCCTACCCCGGGCTCATCTACGCCGCGGTGCTGCTCCCGGAGTTCACCGAGGCCAAGACGTGGCTGAAGTCGGGGGAGGCGAACCTGCGGTTCGCGCTCATCAATCGCACCTCCCCCGAGGGGGCGTGGGATACGCAGTCCATCTCCTACCAGACTGTGCCGGTGCCGTGGTCGCTGCGCTGCCTGGAGTTCCTGCAGGCCAACCCGGAGAGCGGGGACTTCACGGCCATGGCGGGGATGGTCAAGACGCAGGTGGGGAAGCTGCTGGAGCTGATGCTGCGGCTCGCCATGCCCAACGGAGCGCTGCCGAACGTGGGCGACACGTACGGGCGGCCGGACTGGAGCGACGGGCACACGCGGCAGCTCCTCATCTCCTTTATCCACAGCCAGATGACGCCCGAGCAGCAGGCGAAGCTGAACGCGGTCGCCGACCCGTACGCACGGCTGCAGGCGGCGCTGGCGATGAGCGAGGGGGCGACGGGACCCGCCCCGGCGCGGTGCTCCCAGACCTTCCCCGGCTCGGGCTACACGGTCATGCGCAGCGGCTGGGAGCCGGACGAGGCCCGCTACCTGTACTTCGACCTCACCCCCCAGGGCATGGGGCACGCCCACAACGACGCCGGGCACTTCGACCTGTATGGCTACGGCAAGCCGTTGCTGGCGGACACGGGCGACTACTTTCTGGGTTGGGGCTATCGCGGGGCGTTGCACAACACGATCGAGGCGGATGGGCGCGACCAGGCGCGCGGCGCGGCGAAGGCGCCGATGCTGCCGTGCGACTGGGCCAGCACCGAGGGCTTCGACCTGGTCGAGGGCGCGCAGGGCGCGTATGGTGACCTCGGCGTCACCCACCGCCGCAAGATGATCTTCGTCAAGCGCGTGGGCGAGGCGCCGGACTACTTCGTGCTCTGCGACCAGCTCACCGGTGAGGGCAGCCACGTGTCCGAGCAGTTCTTCCACTTCGCCGGACGGACTCAGACGCAGGCCGCGACGGTGCAGCTCGACCCCCAGAGTCTCGTCGCCCGCTCGACGGAGGCGAACGTCGCCAACGTGGAGGTCATTCCGGCCGCAACGGAGGGCCTGACCGCGCAGATGGTGGCGGCGCAGGACACCGACATGAAGCCGGACGGCAAGTTCGAGCGCGCGGCCATGCTGGGATGGATGGTGACGAGCGGCTGCTTCCAGCGGGTGAAGGCGCCGGTGGTGGCGTACCGGCGCGAGGGGCCGCTGCCGCAGAGCTATGCCGACGTGCTCTTCCCCGTGCCCGCCCATGCCACGGCCGAGGTGCAGGTGGCCTCCCTGCCCGTGACCGAGGACGGCAAGGCAGTGACGGCGCACGAGGCCCTCGGGCTGCAGGTGGACTGGAAGATCACGCGGCCGAAGCATGCTGCCGACGAACTGACACCGAAACTGGGCACGAACCTGGCGCTGGGGAAGCCGGGCTTGGCCGAGGTGAGCCAGGGGCAGGTCGCCCCGACGTCGGCGCTGCTGACCGATGGCGACCTCGCACCCGAGAAGATCGGGGGGGCGCTCAGCTCGGGCCCGTACGCCCCGGGGGTGCTGTTGACGGGGCGGTTCACCGTGGACCTGGGGCAGGAGACGGAGGTCAACACGGTCGTCCTGCACCATGGCACCTGGAACGGCTCGACGACCCTCTATGCGGCCGAGAAGCTGAGCATCCAGGCATGGGACGGACAGGCGTGGAAGGACGCGCTGAACCAGAGGACGGAGTGGCGGGCGGGGAGCGTCAGCCAGACCGTCTTCGACCCGGTCCGCAGCACGCGGCTGAGCGTGGCGGTCGAGCGCGCCAGCGGCGGGCGGATTGCACTGCGCGAGTTCGAGGCCTACCGCATACCGGAGGCCGAAGTGCAGCGCGTCGCGGCGATGGCGCGAGAGACCGTGTCGCAGTCCGGCTCCGACCTCATCCTGATCTCCCACACGGGTGCGGCCACGCGGACGTATGGGCCGGTCACGCTGGACGGCGAGATGGCCATCGTCCGCCGGGACGCCGCCGGCAAGACGCTGCGGGTGGCGGTGCGTGAGGCGACGAGCCTCACCGGCGCGGGGCCCGCCTACCGCTGGCCCGACCGAGCGCCGTGCTGGACCGGGCAGACCCCGCCACCGGCCGGCCCGCCGGCGCGGGCGCCGCTAGTGATGAGCGACCTGCGGGTGCAGATGCAGCCGGCCCAGGAGGGCTTCGCCGCGGCCCAGCCCTCGGCGATCATCACCTGGACCACCAGTCGGCCGTGCCGGTCGCAGGTGTGCTTCCGGGAGGAGGGCGTGGGCCTGCGCCGCACGCCGCTGTCCGACCGGCTCGACACCCGGCACAGCGTCACCGCGTGGTTCCTGCGACCCGACCAGCCGTACGAGTTCCAGGCCGTGGCCATCGGGGAGGATGGCGCGCGCGCGACAGCCGCCGTCAAGCCCTGA
- a CDS encoding sulfatase-like hydrolase/transferase, with translation MPPPNVLFILSDDQRFDTIHALGQPHIHTPNLDDLASRGVAFSRNFCTTPICTPARAEILTGCNSFTNQVPWFGMPINPELTLLPQAFGAAGYHTIHVGKWHNDGHPRDRGYDVTRRVGYMDNLNDYSTFGHIMRFREGDTEVEGHTTELFTDAALEELAAAPGDRPWLCYLSYTAPHDPHDSPEPFASMYDPEAMPLLPNFMPEHPFDNGDMLIRDELLENWPREQAAMRRYRARYYGIIGHMDYHIGRLLGHLRLTGQLDNTVIVFTGDQGLAIGSHGLLGKESMYDHSLGSPLIIAAGARACQPADGRGLPAGGRSEALVHHVDLFPTLCELTGVPRPASAADGFSLVPLMRGEVARVREEVFCEFYSPEVHGGPMRHTQRAVRTERWKLTWFPQIGRYQLFDLRHDPHELVDLLVPWRTRQRGYLAEGLKLWQGEKWSPRDLRPVYTQAEIAEVAADLHRRLIAHMERNADPALAEQRPPSPV, from the coding sequence ATGCCCCCACCCAATGTCCTGTTCATTCTCAGCGACGACCAGCGCTTCGACACGATCCACGCGCTGGGGCAGCCGCACATCCACACGCCGAACCTGGATGACCTGGCGAGCCGGGGCGTGGCCTTCAGCCGCAACTTCTGCACCACGCCCATCTGCACGCCCGCCCGGGCGGAGATCTTGACCGGGTGCAACTCCTTCACCAACCAGGTCCCGTGGTTCGGGATGCCCATCAACCCCGAGCTGACGCTGCTGCCGCAGGCCTTCGGGGCCGCCGGGTACCACACCATCCATGTGGGCAAGTGGCACAACGACGGCCACCCGCGCGACCGGGGGTATGACGTGACGCGGCGTGTGGGCTACATGGACAACCTGAACGACTACAGCACCTTCGGGCACATCATGCGGTTCCGCGAAGGCGACACGGAGGTGGAGGGGCACACCACCGAGCTGTTCACCGACGCGGCGCTGGAGGAACTCGCAGCCGCCCCCGGAGACCGGCCGTGGCTGTGCTACCTGTCCTACACCGCGCCGCACGACCCGCATGACAGCCCCGAGCCATTCGCCTCGATGTATGATCCCGAAGCGATGCCGCTGCTGCCCAACTTCATGCCCGAGCACCCCTTCGACAACGGGGACATGCTGATCCGCGACGAGTTGCTGGAGAACTGGCCCCGCGAGCAAGCCGCCATGCGGCGCTACCGGGCGCGGTACTATGGCATCATCGGCCACATGGACTACCACATCGGACGGCTGCTGGGGCACTTGCGGCTCACGGGACAACTGGACAACACCGTCATCGTGTTTACCGGCGACCAGGGGCTCGCCATCGGCAGCCACGGCCTGCTGGGCAAGGAGAGCATGTACGACCACAGCCTCGGATCGCCGCTGATCATCGCCGCAGGAGCGCGGGCTTGCCAGCCCGCAGACGGCCGGGGACTGCCCGCTGGCGGGCGGTCCGAGGCGCTCGTGCATCATGTGGACCTGTTCCCAACGCTGTGCGAGCTCACCGGTGTGCCCCGTCCGGCCAGCGCCGCGGATGGCTTCAGCCTCGTCCCGCTGATGCGCGGGGAAGTCGCGCGCGTGCGCGAGGAGGTCTTCTGCGAGTTCTATAGCCCCGAGGTCCACGGCGGGCCGATGCGGCACACGCAGCGGGCCGTGCGCACCGAGCGCTGGAAGCTGACGTGGTTCCCGCAGATCGGGCGCTACCAGCTCTTCGACCTGCGGCACGACCCGCACGAGTTGGTGGACCTGCTCGTGCCATGGCGGACGCGGCAGCGGGGCTACCTGGCCGAGGGGCTGAAGCTGTGGCAGGGGGAGAAGTGGTCGCCGCGCGACCTGCGGCCGGTCTACACACAGGCCGAGATCGCCGAGGTGGCGGCCGACTTGCACCGTCGCCTCATCGCCCACATGGAACGCAACGCCGACCCGGCGCTGGCCGAGCAGCGGCCGCCGTCACCGGTGTGA
- a CDS encoding RraA family protein has product MNADAMIAAMAEMSTATISDAMFRMGHKNRTMRHTIKPLDPSMKTFGPACTAHAYPGGTYATGLALSAAQPGDVIVIDAQSFLEAVMWGEICSMEAMAKGIAGAVIDGAVRDIAEVIELGFPLFAAGITPGAGTGDRLGEVNLPIQCGGVVVRPGDLIYGDLLGVVVVPPEQLAEVYDWCQNVIEKEEKMKADLRVRLRARQAGREPQ; this is encoded by the coding sequence ATGAATGCCGACGCAATGATCGCCGCCATGGCCGAGATGTCCACGGCCACCATCAGTGACGCGATGTTCCGCATGGGACACAAGAACCGGACCATGCGCCACACCATCAAGCCGCTGGACCCGAGCATGAAGACCTTCGGGCCGGCCTGCACCGCCCATGCCTACCCCGGCGGCACCTACGCCACCGGCCTGGCACTGAGCGCCGCCCAGCCCGGCGACGTGATAGTCATTGACGCCCAGAGCTTCCTGGAGGCCGTGATGTGGGGCGAGATCTGCAGCATGGAGGCGATGGCGAAGGGCATCGCAGGGGCAGTGATTGATGGGGCGGTGCGTGACATTGCCGAGGTCATCGAACTGGGCTTCCCGCTGTTCGCCGCGGGCATCACCCCCGGGGCTGGCACCGGCGACAGGCTGGGTGAAGTGAACCTCCCCATTCAGTGTGGCGGGGTCGTGGTGCGGCCGGGCGACCTGATCTACGGCGACCTGCTCGGGGTTGTGGTGGTGCCGCCCGAGCAGTTGGCCGAAGTGTATGACTGGTGCCAGAATGTGATCGAGAAGGAAGAGAAGATGAAGGCAGACCTGAGAGTGCGCTTGCGGGCGCGTCAGGCCGGAAGGGAGCCACAATGA